GGTGAAGCGATGATCGCGCCGGCAGCAATCGTCGCATCCGCGGCGGTGGTCCGACAGGTCGACGCGGTCCTCGAAGGGGCGATGGCGCATCAGCATCTGCCGGGTTTGTCGGTGGCCATTGCCGTCGACGGGCGCATCGTCTATGCGCGGGGCTACGGCTATCGCAACGTCCCAAAGCGCCTGCCGGCAAACCGCCACACGGTCTACAACATTGCGTCGACGACCAAGCAGTTCGTGGCCGCGGCCATTATGCGCTTGCAGCAGAGGGGTTTGCTCAACGTCAACGATCGTTTGAGTAAATACTATCCGCAATACGCGTACGCCGAACGCGTTACCCTGCGTCAGTTGCTGACCCACACGTCCGGCATTCCCGACTACCTGGATCAGTCGAACCTGCCGCCTCACGCGACCGCTGCGCAGCAGGTCGCCGCGATCGCAAAACTGCCGCCAGAGTTTCTCCCCGGGACGCGGTTTGAATATTCCAACACCAACTACGTCATCTTAGGGCTGATCGTCGAGAAGCTCACCCACGAGCCGCTCCAAGAGGTCTTCAAACAGTGGTTTTTTCGGCCGCTGAATATGCTCGACAGCATCGCGGTCGTGCTGCCGTGGACCTTGCCCGACGGGGCGATGGGGTACACCTATAAGAACGGAGCGTTTGTGGCGATTCCGCAAGGCGTTGCGGATTACGGCTACGGCGACGGCGGCATCGATTCGAGTGCGTACGATCTGAACGTTTGGGATCAAGCGTTGATTGCCGGGCACGTCGTTACCGAAGAATCGCTGCGGGCGATGACGACGCCGCCTCAAGCCGCCGACGGCGAGCCGATGCCGGGCGGCTACGGGTTCGCACTGGAGGTCGACACGCTGTTCGGCCATCGCGAGTGGCAGCACGGCGGCGACAACGAAGGCTTCCACACCGGCAACGCCGTCTTTCCCGACGACCGCTTCAGCGTCGCCATTATCAGCAACGGCAACCAGTTCTACTACGACTGGCTGCTCACGAAGCTGTTTTCGATATTCTATCCGCCGTCGCCGCAGCAATGGAACGAGTTCTATGCCGGCGCTCCGCACCAGAACGCCTCCGTAACGGCGCGGGCGCTCGGCGTGATGCGGCGCATGGAGGCCGGTACGATTAAGAAATCCGACGTGCTTGCGCCGGCAATCGCGTCACAACTCCCCGGCACACCGAAGCAAATGGCCACCGATGCCGGCGCCGTCGGGCAATGGACGCACACGGTCTACCGCGGGATGGAGTACCGCAGCGGTAACCTCATCTACAGTTACTTACTATTCTTTCCACGCGCAGTGGTTGCGTATTATTTCGTCCTGACTCCGCGCGGGTCGGTGTATGCAGCACTTCCGGTTCGTGCCGATTAGCGATTTTCGAAAGCGAGGGTTCGTGATGTATCAGTATATTCGTTCGGCTATGGTCGCAGCACTCGTGTGGGCGATGCTCGGTACGAGCGTCGCTTCGGCGGCGACGACGAGCACCATTACCGGAACGGTCCGCGGAACCGATGGCGCCCCGATCGCGGGAGCCGACGTAACGATCTTCGGGGTCGTTCGTCTGACGAAGAAAACCGACAACGCCGGAGCGTTCGCCTTTCAAGACATCACGACCGGCACGTACACGGTCGTCGTCAGCAAGCCGGGTTTTCAATCGTATCGCGACGAGGGTCTCACCGCATTCATCGGTGAGACGTTGACCCTTAACGTCATCCTCGCGCAGGCGACGTTCACGACGCTCAAGACGATCGCCAACGTGTCCACGTCAGAACCCGGCGTCGCGCCGCTCAACACGTCGACCGCATCTATCAACACGATCAGCGGGTCGACGTTCCTCGATGAGGGCAGCCAACAAGTCGCGACGGTGCTCAATCAAACCCCGGGCATCCTCACGACGCCGTACTCACCCGGAAACGGCAACCCGAGCAACGGCGCATCGCCCGGCTCCTACCAGACGCCCCAGATTCGCGGCGCGCTTCCGTACGAGACGGAGTCGCTCATCGACGGTCATCCCGTTTCGGTCGGTTCCGCGGGAACGTATTCGCCGAACCTCATCAACCCGTTCCTACTTCAGTCGGCCGAGCTCGTCAAAGGCCCGGGATCGATGCCGGTGGAGATCAACTACGCCATTAACGGCACGATCAACTACATTACGCTCGAACCTACGGCGCAGAACCGACAAACGTGGATGTTAGGCGAAGATAAATGGGGCGGCGTCTCGGCTGGCTTTAAGGCGACGGGTGAGACGACGAACCATAAGCTGGGATACGCGTTCGGTTACGTGAGTGACGGCGCTCCCGGACCGTTGCAAAACTTCCGTTTTAGCGGCTCGCAGCTTCCTCTCGACAACGGGCCGCCGGGCGGACCCTATTACGTGAACGGGCGGCAGCTCGCAATGGTTGGTTCTCCGGTCGGCGAGGGCCTCGGACCCCCCGCTTTCTCGCCCTATGCCGGCATGGGAATCACGTTCAACGAACCGCTCGTTGGTTGTTGCTACACGCTGGACACGGGTTATCATTCGACGTCAGAGCTTGCGAAAATCGTCTACAACTTCTCAAACTTTACGTCGCTGCGGCTCTCCTACTTGGGCGGCCAGAACGTCGTCGGCAACGGAGACGTGAACGCTTACGACACCTCGTCGGTCGGAACTACGGGCTTGCCGGCGTTTTCCTTCGCACCGTGCGGTACCGCAAATGCCGGCTTGACGTGCAATCCGTTTGCGACGGGTACGCCTTACAATTGCAAGAGCCCGGACGGCGGACCGAAGTGCGGCAGCGCAATTCCCTTCGACCTTAGCTCGTTTAACGGTGAGGGCAACACGTGGCTGCAGCAGAATCTCTACCAAGCCGAGTTCCGCACGTCGATCGGGCAAACGGGAACGCTGCTGGCGCGCTATTACACCGGCTCGCTGAATAACTACGCCGTTGAGGGACCGTCGGGGTCGCTGAACACGTCGCTCAACGCCTACGGTACGCTACCGCTCTGTCCGACCGGCACGACGTTCGATCCGAGTCCTCCGACGGCGGCCGGCGGTACGGACCCCAACGGATGGATGTGCCTCAAGGGCAAAGGTGCCGTCGCGCCGGTGAATACCACCTTTAGCGGCCAGCGCGTGAACTTCGCGACCCTTAGCCAAGCAAATCTGTTTTTCACTAACGATTCGATGAGCGGCGAGTCGCTTCAACTGCAGGAGCAGCTCGGAGAAAATTCGCTCACGCTGGCCTACGACCGCTCGGAGCAGGGCTCGGCGTCGACGACGGACGAACCGTCCGTCGGCCTTATCGTCTTCAGCCCCGTCGCGGGATCGAAACAGACCTTTCAAACGTTCTCGCTGCGCGGCAACGTCGCGGTCGCGCCGAAGCTGGCGTTGAACCTCGCCGACTACGAGATTAACTATCTCAGCCACTATTCGATCGACGGAGGCAAGACGTTTAACGACGCCTCGCACT
The window above is part of the Candidatus Baltobacteraceae bacterium genome. Proteins encoded here:
- a CDS encoding carboxypeptidase regulatory-like domain-containing protein, which gives rise to MYQYIRSAMVAALVWAMLGTSVASAATTSTITGTVRGTDGAPIAGADVTIFGVVRLTKKTDNAGAFAFQDITTGTYTVVVSKPGFQSYRDEGLTAFIGETLTLNVILAQATFTTLKTIANVSTSEPGVAPLNTSTASINTISGSTFLDEGSQQVATVLNQTPGILTTPYSPGNGNPSNGASPGSYQTPQIRGALPYETESLIDGHPVSVGSAGTYSPNLINPFLLQSAELVKGPGSMPVEINYAINGTINYITLEPTAQNRQTWMLGEDKWGGVSAGFKATGETTNHKLGYAFGYVSDGAPGPLQNFRFSGSQLPLDNGPPGGPYYVNGRQLAMVGSPVGEGLGPPAFSPYAGMGITFNEPLVGCCYTLDTGYHSTSELAKIVYNFSNFTSLRLSYLGGQNVVGNGDVNAYDTSSVGTTGLPAFSFAPCGTANAGLTCNPFATGTPYNCKSPDGGPKCGSAIPFDLSSFNGEGNTWLQQNLYQAEFRTSIGQTGTLLARYYTGSLNNYAVEGPSGSLNTSLNAYGTLPLCPTGTTFDPSPPTAAGGTDPNGWMCLKGKGAVAPVNTTFSGQRVNFATLSQANLFFTNDSMSGESLQLQEQLGENSLTLAYDRSEQGSASTTDEPSVGLIVFSPVAGSKQTFQTFSLRGNVAVAPKLALNLADYEINYLSHYSIDGGKTFNDASHSYNEPRAAFTWRPKTDTIYRLSAGGSVAPPYISLVSSGGPTWSQIIGGVPAAGWIQNANNGNISAETAFGYDLGMDHRIARSTSVSLDFYYTQLHNLFLSETSTVTGAAAAGCPNAPCELLQTSNLGQARYEGIEFGLNHVPQFGFGWKLQGSLQRAFTYNLPPYFYCAGTTNPKTGVTTPPGPGCINNTNLAVLPNANFGGQPTAISGAPNGVAGARVPYASGYTEVNWLGHFGQYYNLGLTYFGNNNAYNEPPFAVLSANMRLKLNDQGSAVQFSADNLTGAYAAPYAGFFNGIPLPLVKGATQTSLTTGEQVPVSFAATAAGNYGPMDFRFILTQDF
- a CDS encoding serine hydrolase domain-containing protein produces the protein MARSGRTAGEAMIAPAAIVASAAVVRQVDAVLEGAMAHQHLPGLSVAIAVDGRIVYARGYGYRNVPKRLPANRHTVYNIASTTKQFVAAAIMRLQQRGLLNVNDRLSKYYPQYAYAERVTLRQLLTHTSGIPDYLDQSNLPPHATAAQQVAAIAKLPPEFLPGTRFEYSNTNYVILGLIVEKLTHEPLQEVFKQWFFRPLNMLDSIAVVLPWTLPDGAMGYTYKNGAFVAIPQGVADYGYGDGGIDSSAYDLNVWDQALIAGHVVTEESLRAMTTPPQAADGEPMPGGYGFALEVDTLFGHREWQHGGDNEGFHTGNAVFPDDRFSVAIISNGNQFYYDWLLTKLFSIFYPPSPQQWNEFYAGAPHQNASVTARALGVMRRMEAGTIKKSDVLAPAIASQLPGTPKQMATDAGAVGQWTHTVYRGMEYRSGNLIYSYLLFFPRAVVAYYFVLTPRGSVYAALPVRAD